A stretch of DNA from Solea solea chromosome 11, fSolSol10.1, whole genome shotgun sequence:
ATGGGGACAGAGTGAGCAGGAGCGGTCAGGACACACAGATGGACATGTGGACATGCAGAGACAATTGGCCATTCTTTAGTTGTGTTGGTGCTTGTTTGTTAAACTGTCTGACCGAGTCTCTGTCAATATTGAGAAGAATCTTCATCTGGCCATTTAAAGTGGTTCTGACAGAGACATGTTGATGGACTTtgggaataaataaatctgatcTGTGCTGAAGAACCAACAAGAGCAGTGATCCAGGAGGATTAAGGAACAAAGGCAACTTTGACAACTAAGAGTGACTCACAATTGATGGTTGTGTGTCTGGAATCACATTTTTATACCTTAtcttaacctaacctaaacGTGTGCATTTATTGAGGAAAATTGGTTGCGAATTGTGAcattttcctgtttcctttACAACTCCCAATAGTTgtaatgctgagtcagcagttCCCATCTTTAATATCccattttcactgtttttttggcTCGCTTACTCTCTCCAAGGTTCAGATCAAATGGCAGACTAGACGACATTGAATATTTCCAAAGGTATAAATAGCAGAAAACTATTTAACGGTTAGtccacacacagtaaacagtgggtttttgggttttttactAACTAAACACAGCAAGAACTGAAACAGAAATATTCAGTAACACAGACTTTATTAACAAccatgaaattaaaaaacacacattactttCCTAGAGAAGTAAAATAAGCACAATTCTATTTACATTTTCCTTTCCTAAAACGGTTTTTCACAAGAAAAATTatctaattgaagaaaaaaaaaacatctatctGCTACTTTCAGCTTTAATTACCTGGTAATAAACTAAAACAATGGTTTGCATGAAAACCCAACTGCTCctggtttgtgttttcttctccaCTGGTAAAATAAATTCACCATCACAGATTAAGAAATTATAATGTATACATTCTTAAGTCAGTTTCACCAAGTAAAGGAAGCACAACATTTATTATAtgagtttctttgtttgtggtATATACAACTTTCTCAAATCTGGGGCAATAGTTTTGTCtagtttttggcctgtttttgccattttaatGCACATTATAGCCTGAGAGTAGCTAGATTTACAAGTTAGTTTTAAGTATTCTAGCCTAGCTAAATTAGCTTACCCCATTAGCAGattctttttgtgtgcattAAGCCAAAGATTAAACAAGAGTCTGAGTCACTAAGCGTTTACATGTTCCTCCATCTTGTTATGACCAGAGCTGTTTCTGCAGACGCCGACTTTCTCTTTTTCCGTTGTCTTCTTCGGCTCATCCTGAGGCTTCTTAAGCCAGTCCTTCTCCGTGTATGCTCTCACTTCCCCCACTGTGCACCTCCTTCCTGCATCCAAATCCAGGAGCTTAGCAAACATCTCCATGGCCTCTGGAGTGAACCTTtgccacagaggaggaaaatccTCCCCAGTGTCAGGTCTCTCCTCCATCCTGCACCAGTCAGCAAACTCCTGGTAGAAGTCGTCTGAGTCCATGCAGCACTCCCAGGGGAAGTAGCCCGTAAGAATGCAGAAGATGACCACTCCGAACGCCCAGGTGTCCAGGCTTGGCTCCACACTGAGGGGTGCAGTGGTCACTTCTGTCTGGCCCTCCAGCAGAACCATGGAGCACAGTTCCGGGGCCATGTAGGGCAGGGTTCCTGTGATGAATCGTATTAGGGTCCCTCGCTTCTGGGCCAGGCCAAAGTCTGCTAGCTTGACTTGGCTGCAGTGAGTGTCCAGCAGGAGAATGTTTTCAGGCTTGACATCGCGGTGGACCAAGCCATGGCTGTGGATGAACTCCAAAGCACTGGCGATCTGGAGGACACAGCGTTTGACCGAAGACTCTGGAATACCCACCTGGGCAAGTTAAAAGAGCAGGAGAGACGTTTTCAAAAACAGTCCGACAGCCTGATACAGTTTTAAATGatactgtttttgtctttaataaagattcttttggcttctccctctctagcgGAGACCACTGCTTTTTCAGCGACCCGCGATATCTGAGTTGACATTTATCCGGAATTGGAACTGGCACAAGGGGTAAACTGGGTGAGTTCCCTCCATGGCTGGTGTCAATTtctgagtgtccaattaacccagtCAATGGGGACCAATGGTGTGTGTTGCTCAGATGTACCCTGGTCCTTGACCTGTcaggattcaaaccagcaaccaTGGGCTGCCGAGAGGATTAACtcaattaaaagaaataaaaatagagcTGATCATCTTCCAACCGCTTTGACCCCTGGATCTTCTGGTCTCCGTGCATCCTTGGACA
This window harbors:
- the si:dkey-8e10.3 gene encoding serine/threonine-protein kinase SBK1, producing MIELGLADGSLIDELMELTAQNISHLEIKEHFNVVKEIGRGKYGKVLLVTHRFRGTPMALKVMPKASTKLQGFLREYCISLHLSHHPCIVGLFGIAFQSNEHYCFAQELVIGRDLFAVIQPKVGIPESSVKRCVLQIASALEFIHSHGLVHRDVKPENILLLDTHCSQVKLADFGLAQKRGTLIRFITGTLPYMAPELCSMVLLEGQTEVTTAPLSVEPSLDTWAFGVVIFCILTGYFPWECCMDSDDFYQEFADWCRMEERPDTGEDFPPLWQRFTPEAMEMFAKLLDLDAGRRCTVGEVRAYTEKDWLKKPQDEPKKTTEKEKVGVCRNSSGHNKMEEHVNA